One genomic window of Quercus lobata isolate SW786 chromosome 9, ValleyOak3.0 Primary Assembly, whole genome shotgun sequence includes the following:
- the LOC115961480 gene encoding aspartic proteinase CDR1-like: MTSSVMFHPCFLVASILSNYFIGLLATAASNGGFTVELIRPDSPKSPFYNANKTFTGRLNKYYPNALQSRVIAYKGQHLMKVSIGTPPVDIYGIADTGSDLVWTQCVPCDGCYNQISPIFDPLKSSTYSDFYCESEQCLLINTGTCSQNICTYTYAYADSSITKGVLAQEKVTMTSNSGQTVSLDIAFGCGHNNSGIFNDHEMGIVGLGGGSVSFVSQIGSTFGSKRFSHCLLPFGTDPSIASKISFGNGSEVVGDGVVSTPLVSKEYKTPYFVTLEGISVGDTYVPFNSLGMVSKGNMFLDSGTPPTIVPQDFYDRLAVEVQKQIAMNPIRDDPDLGTQLCYRTKSNLDGPILTVHFEGANVQLKPIHTFISPKDGVYCFAMQGSNGGGIYGNFAQANFLIGFDMETMMLSFMPTDCTKQ, translated from the coding sequence ATGACAAGCAGTGTTATGTTTCATCCATGCTTCCTTGTTGCCTCAATTCtctcaaattattttataggcCTTTTGGCTACAGCTGCTAGCAATGGTGGGTTTACCGTTGAGCTAATCCGCCCGGATTCTCCCAAATCTCCCTTCTACAATGCTAACAAAACTTTTACCGGCCGCCTAAACAAATACTATCCAAATGCCCTTCAATCACGAGTAATAGCATACAAAGGTCAGCATCTCATGAAGGTCTCAATTGGAACTCCACCGGTAGACATCTATGGCATTGCTGATACAGGTAGTGACCTTGTGTGGACACAATGTGTACCATGTGATGGCTGCTACAATCAGATTAGTCCCATATTCGATCCTCTAAAGTCCTCCACATATAGTGACTTTTATTGTGAATCAGAACAATGTCTTCTTATAAACACTGGCACTTGTTCTCAAAATATTTGCACTTACACTTATGCATATGCAGATTCTTCCATAACCAAAGGTGTTTTAGCCCAAGAAAAAGTCACCATGACATCAAACTCAGGGCAAACAGTTTCTCTAGACATTGCTTTCGGGTGTGGACACAACAATAGCGGGATTTTCAATGACCATGAAATGGGAATCGTTGGGTTAGGAGGAGGGTCTGTGTCCTTTGTTTCACAAATAGGATCCACCTTTGGTAGCAAGAGGTTTTCCCATTGCTTGTTGCCATTTGGTACTGATCCTAGTATTGCAAGCAAGATAAGTTTTGGCAATGGCAGTGAAGTTGTGGGTGATGGTGTGGTTTCAACACCTTTAGTATCCAAAGAATATAAGACCCCCTATTTTGTCACACTAGAAGGAATTAGTGTTGGAGACACATATGTGCCATTTAACTCTTTAGGTATGGTTTCTAAGGGCAACATGTTTTTGGATTCAGGAACACCACCAACGATTGTGCCACAAGATTTTTATGATCGATTGGCAGTGGAAGTGCAGAAGCAAATTGCAATGAATCCCATTAGGGATGACCCTGATTTGGGGACACAGCTTTGCTATAGAACTAAATCTAATCTTGACGGACCAATATTGACTGTCCATTTTGAGGGTGCGAACGTGCAGTTAAAGCCTATACATACCTTCATTTCACCTAAAGATGGGGTTTACTGCTTTGCAATGCAAGGTTCTAATGGCGGTGGTATATATGGCAACTTTGCTCAGGCTAATTTCTTGATTGGGTTTGACATGGAAACAATGATGCTCTCCTTCATGCCGACTGATTGCACCAAACAATAG
- the LOC115960443 gene encoding uncharacterized protein LOC115960443, translating to MSSAVVAGSSSSCTATFTRNSSIKTSSTTPAKPFFISSKCQKTAFQGLSLQEAKRGVSDSFIAENRSSFASVLRRGLEVTARTTGASKTIEAEVDKPLGLTLGQKPGGRVIISAVDGGGNAAKAGLKAGDQVLYTSSFFGDELWPADKLGFTKTAIQAKPDSVYFVVSRGAEVDVKKLQKRPAPPRFGRKLTDAQKARATHICLDCGYVYTVQKPFDEQPDEYVCPQCRAPKKRFARYDVNTGKPIGGGLPPIGVIIGLVAGIGGVGALLVYGLQ from the exons ATGTCATCAGCTGTGGTTGCAGGTTCCTCCTCCTCTTGCACTGCCACCTTCACTAGGAACAGCTCCATCAAAACTTCTTCAACAACACCTGCAAAGCCATTCTTCATATCATCTAAATGCCAg AAAACCGCCTTCCAAGGCCTCTCACTCCAAGAGGCCAAAAGGGGTGTCTCGGATTCCTTCATAGCTGAGAATAGAAGCAGTTTCGCAAGTGTTCTAAGAAGAGGGCTTGAGGTCACTGCAAGAACTACTGGGGCATCAAAGACCATTGAGGCTGAGGTTGACAAGCCACTAGGCCTCACTTTGGGTCAAAAGCCTGGGGGTCGTGTTATCATTAGT GCTGTAGATGGGGGTGGGAATGCAGCAAAAGCAGGACTAAAGGCAGGTGACCAAGTTCTATACACTAGCAGTTTCTTTGGAGATGAGCTATGGCCAGCTGATAAGCTGGGATTTACAAAAACTGCTATCCAAGCAAAGCCAGACTCTGTCTACTTCGTTGTTAGCAG AGGTGCTGAAGTAGATGTTAAGAAACTACAAAAGCGTCCAGCTCCTCCCCGCTTTGGAAGAAAATTAACTGATGCTCAGAAG GCTAGAGCTACTCACATATGCCTTGATTGTGGATATGTATACACTGTACAGAAACCTTTTGACGAGCAG cCGGATGAATATGTATGCCCTCAATGTAGAGCACCAAAGAAGAGGTTTGCACGGTATGATGTAAACACTGGAAAACCAATTGGAGGTGGGTTGCCTCCAATTGGGGTCATCATTGGGCTGGTGGCTGGTATCGGTGGAGTTGGAGCATTGCTTGTTTATGGTCTTCAATGA